A genomic segment from Frateuria edaphi encodes:
- a CDS encoding thiol:disulfide interchange protein DsbA/DsbL: MLKRLPILCAALLALAACSHDSDTGNAPATPSPSTTAATAPAANTAPAASGTSATPGSAASAPASAATTATTPASAPTAPPAEPFVDDGKWVEGKNYFRIEPAQSKATSTDKIEVTEVFSYGCPACNQFHPVVGQLAASLPSNAVMAYLPASFIPQENWPMLQRAYFTAKALGVAEKCNDAMYDAVWKSGELSAMNQAGNGLKPHDALPTIADAAKVYAKCGADPKEFVAVANSFSINTQMKRADDLIKAYGVTGTPTVIVNGKYRFDVSEAGGYPQTIELAKWLVAKEAAGK; encoded by the coding sequence ATGCTCAAGCGCCTGCCGATCCTGTGTGCCGCCCTGCTCGCCCTCGCCGCGTGCAGCCATGACAGCGATACCGGCAACGCGCCCGCGACACCGAGCCCAAGCACCACCGCGGCGACTGCCCCGGCCGCCAACACCGCGCCGGCCGCGAGCGGCACGAGCGCCACCCCGGGCTCCGCCGCCAGCGCACCGGCCAGCGCGGCCACTACCGCCACGACCCCGGCCAGCGCGCCGACTGCGCCGCCGGCCGAGCCGTTCGTCGACGACGGCAAGTGGGTCGAGGGCAAGAACTATTTCCGCATCGAGCCGGCCCAGTCCAAGGCCACCTCCACCGACAAGATCGAGGTGACCGAGGTGTTCTCCTACGGCTGCCCGGCCTGCAACCAGTTCCATCCGGTGGTCGGCCAGCTCGCCGCGAGCCTGCCGTCCAACGCCGTGATGGCCTACCTGCCGGCCTCGTTCATCCCGCAGGAGAACTGGCCGATGCTGCAGCGCGCCTACTTCACCGCCAAGGCGCTGGGCGTGGCCGAGAAGTGCAACGACGCGATGTACGACGCGGTGTGGAAGAGCGGCGAGCTGTCCGCCATGAACCAGGCGGGCAACGGCCTCAAGCCGCATGATGCGCTGCCGACCATCGCCGACGCCGCCAAGGTCTATGCCAAGTGCGGCGCCGATCCGAAGGAATTCGTCGCGGTCGCCAACTCCTTCAGCATCAACACGCAGATGAAGCGCGCCGACGACCTGATCAAGGCCTACGGCGTCACCGGCACGCCGACCGTGATCGTCAACGGCAAGTACCGCTTCGACGTGAGCGAAGCCGGCGGCTACCCGCAGACCATCGAGCTGGCCAAATGGCTGGTGGCGAAGGAAGCGGCCGGGAAATAA
- a CDS encoding c-type cytochrome codes for MSFRSAGFRPTALGGMIALVFALSASAVVAQDAKPATSAPAATSTAPSPTANGQQAAATPTAAASAAQTAAPAEVAAVAKPGDATAGQGKAAACGACHGMDGNSSDAQYPKLAGQHEAYIVRQLTHFKAGQRQNPIMMGMAAPLSEQDMHDLGAYFSTKQSLPGVADAALVQQGETLFRQGDLERGIPACMACHSIDGRGNPGAAYPQLTSQHAQYIEKTLKSWRDGTTWGDDAQAKIMPAIAKKLDDKDIAALSSYVEGLHVNDAAGPNKPATP; via the coding sequence ATGAGTTTTCGGTCCGCCGGTTTCCGGCCCACTGCCCTCGGCGGCATGATCGCCCTGGTGTTCGCGCTGTCCGCCAGCGCGGTCGTCGCGCAGGACGCCAAGCCCGCGACTAGCGCGCCGGCCGCCACCAGCACCGCGCCGTCGCCGACGGCCAACGGTCAGCAGGCCGCCGCCACGCCGACCGCCGCCGCTTCCGCCGCGCAGACGGCCGCGCCGGCCGAAGTCGCCGCCGTGGCCAAGCCCGGTGACGCGACCGCCGGCCAAGGCAAGGCCGCCGCCTGCGGCGCCTGCCACGGCATGGATGGCAACTCCAGCGACGCGCAGTACCCGAAGCTGGCCGGCCAGCATGAGGCGTACATCGTCCGCCAGCTGACCCACTTCAAGGCGGGCCAGCGCCAGAACCCGATCATGATGGGCATGGCCGCGCCGCTGTCCGAGCAGGACATGCATGACCTGGGCGCCTATTTCTCGACCAAGCAGTCGCTGCCTGGCGTGGCCGATGCCGCGCTGGTCCAGCAGGGCGAAACACTGTTCCGCCAGGGTGACCTCGAACGCGGCATCCCCGCCTGCATGGCCTGCCACAGCATCGATGGCCGCGGCAACCCCGGTGCGGCCTATCCGCAGCTGACCAGCCAGCACGCGCAGTACATCGAGAAGACCCTCAAGTCCTGGCGCGACGGCACCACCTGGGGCGACGATGCGCAGGCCAAGATCATGCCGGCGATCGCCAAGAAGCTCGACGACAAGGACATCGCGGCGTTGTCCAGCTATGTCGAAGGCCTGCACGTGAACGACGCGGCGGGCCCGAACAAGCCGGCCACGCCCTGA
- the yihA gene encoding ribosome biogenesis GTP-binding protein YihA/YsxC, whose amino-acid sequence MPNPLNGAQFVLAAHRISQLPADQGAEVAFAGRSNAGKSSALNALTGHKGLARTSKTPGRTQQMVAFSLPPLAQGEGEAPLEARLIDLPGYGYAKVPEELREHWKLEIDAYLHRRRSLRGVVLIADIRHPLKEFDRMMLDFCFETNLPCHLLLTKADKLSRNQAMQSLAAVRKGFADGVQASAQVFSSADGTGVEPAREAVLALLRTPRG is encoded by the coding sequence ATGCCCAATCCGCTCAACGGCGCGCAGTTCGTGCTGGCCGCCCACCGCATCAGCCAGTTGCCCGCCGACCAAGGCGCCGAAGTGGCGTTCGCCGGGCGTTCCAACGCCGGCAAGTCCAGCGCACTCAATGCGCTGACCGGGCACAAGGGGCTGGCGCGCACCTCCAAGACGCCCGGGCGCACGCAGCAGATGGTCGCCTTCTCGCTGCCGCCGCTCGCGCAGGGCGAGGGCGAGGCGCCGCTGGAGGCGCGCCTGATCGACCTCCCCGGCTACGGCTACGCCAAGGTGCCGGAGGAACTGCGCGAGCACTGGAAGCTGGAGATCGACGCCTACCTGCATCGCCGGCGCAGCCTTCGCGGCGTCGTGCTGATCGCCGACATCCGCCATCCGCTGAAGGAATTCGACCGGATGATGCTCGACTTCTGCTTCGAGACGAACCTGCCCTGCCACCTGCTGCTGACCAAGGCGGACAAGCTCTCGCGCAACCAGGCGATGCAGTCGCTGGCGGCGGTGCGCAAGGGATTCGCCGATGGGGTACAGGCCAGCGCGCAGGTGTTTTCCTCCGCCGACGGCACCGGTGTGGAGCCGGCGCGCGAGGCGGTGCTGGCGCTGCTGCGCACGCCGCGCGGCTAG
- a CDS encoding GAF domain-containing protein, whose amino-acid sequence MFHLAETTYASKREHYADLASQARGLLADERDLIANAANFSALVFNSLPDLNWAGFYLFDGTELVVGPFQGKPACVRIALGRGVCGAAARTRQIQLVHDVNAFEGHIACDAASQSEIVVPLVKPDGSLLGVWDVDSPHVGRFDEDDREGMAALCEVFMASLGR is encoded by the coding sequence ATGTTCCACCTCGCCGAAACCACCTACGCCAGCAAGCGCGAACACTACGCGGACCTCGCCAGCCAGGCGCGCGGCCTGCTCGCCGACGAGCGCGACCTGATCGCCAACGCGGCCAACTTCAGCGCGCTGGTGTTCAACAGCCTGCCCGATCTCAACTGGGCCGGTTTCTACCTGTTCGACGGTACCGAGCTGGTGGTCGGCCCGTTCCAGGGCAAGCCCGCCTGCGTGCGCATCGCGCTGGGTCGCGGCGTCTGTGGCGCCGCCGCGCGCACGCGCCAGATCCAGCTCGTGCACGACGTCAACGCGTTCGAGGGGCACATCGCCTGCGACGCGGCCTCGCAGTCGGAGATCGTGGTGCCGCTGGTCAAGCCCGATGGCTCGCTGCTGGGCGTGTGGGACGTGGACAGTCCGCACGTGGGCCGTTTCGATGAAGACGATCGCGAAGGCATGGCGGCGCTGTGCGAGGTGTTCATGGCGTCGCTGGGTCGCTGA
- the bioD gene encoding dethiobiotin synthase, with protein sequence MQNEPKGGLALFVAGTDTGIGKTHAAATLIHALRARRLATCGMKPVASGCLETLDGRRNEDALVLQAAGSEPLAYESINPIALREPLSPHLAARLEQVTVAMAPLRAAFDRLRATHEAVVVEGVGGWMVPLAPGLLASAIPRDWDLPVVLVVGLRLGCLNHALLSARAIQADGCRLAGWIGNCIDPAMAAVADNLETLREMLPAPCLGVLPHGLDPVQAAERLDLAPLLDPRAMD encoded by the coding sequence ATGCAGAACGAACCGAAGGGGGGCCTCGCGCTGTTCGTCGCCGGCACCGACACCGGCATCGGCAAGACCCACGCCGCCGCTACGCTGATCCATGCGTTGCGCGCGCGCAGGCTCGCCACGTGCGGCATGAAACCGGTCGCCAGCGGATGCCTGGAGACGCTGGATGGGCGACGCAACGAGGATGCGCTGGTGCTGCAGGCGGCCGGCAGCGAGCCGCTCGCCTATGAATCGATCAATCCGATCGCGCTGCGCGAACCGCTTTCGCCGCACCTGGCCGCGCGGCTCGAACAAGTGACGGTGGCTATGGCGCCGCTGCGCGCCGCGTTCGACCGGCTGCGCGCCACGCACGAAGCGGTGGTGGTCGAGGGCGTGGGCGGCTGGATGGTGCCGCTCGCCCCCGGCCTGCTTGCCTCCGCGATCCCGCGGGACTGGGACCTCCCGGTAGTGCTGGTGGTCGGGTTGCGGCTGGGCTGTCTCAACCACGCGTTGCTGAGCGCACGGGCGATCCAGGCCGATGGCTGCCGCCTGGCCGGCTGGATCGGCAACTGCATCGATCCGGCGATGGCGGCGGTGGCGGACAACCTGGAAACCCTGCGCGAGATGTTGCCCGCGCCCTGCCTGGGCGTGCTGCCGCATGGCCTCGATCCGGTCCAGGCCGCCGAACGGCTGGACCTGGCGCCGTTGCTCGACCCGCGCGCCATGGATTAG
- the dcp gene encoding peptidyl-dipeptidase Dcp, which produces MPRLRLLVIATSIAMAACSQSSNDNPSTPAPTASAPAASASTAQANPFFAASTLPFQAPPFDKIHEGDYQPAIEEGMRQHLAEIEKIANNPEPATFDNTFVAMEKSGALLDRAMLAFDTVTGANTSDALQKVQETEAPKLAAHRDAIYLNDKLFQRVETIYNQRDTLKLDPESLRLVEVTYKDFVHNGAKLSADDKARLKELNKEESTLSTQFTNKLLAATKAGALTVDDAAKLKGLSEGDLAAAAQAAKDRKLDGKWTLSLQNTTQQPALKDLDDRATREALFKASWDRAEHGGDNDTRATIERIAQIRAEQAKLLGYPTFAAWKLEDQMAKTPERAIDFMQNLVPAATARAGKEAADIQQVIDQQHGGFKLAAWDWQHYAEQVRKAKYDLDENQIKPYFELDNVLQNGVFYAANQLYGLTFKERHDIPVWQPDVRVFEVFDKDGTSMALFYCDYFKRDNKGGGAWMSNLVEQSTLLGTKPVVYNVANFTKPAPGQPALLSFDDVITMFHEFGHALHGMFADTKYPSLSGANTARDFVEFPSQFNEHWATNPKVFAHYAINYKTHEPMPQALVDKIKQARHFNSGYDMTELVAAALLDMGWHTLPADAPKKDADKFEMDVLTKDKINLSYVPPRYRSSYFQHIWGNGYAAGYYAYLWTQMLADDGFEWFKENGGMTRANGDRFRKMVLSRGNTEDLAQMYKAWRGKEPSVEPMLIDRGLKDAPEGNEK; this is translated from the coding sequence ATGCCTCGTCTTCGCCTGCTCGTGATCGCTACCTCGATCGCCATGGCCGCCTGCTCGCAATCGTCCAACGACAACCCGTCCACGCCCGCGCCCACCGCGAGCGCGCCGGCGGCCAGCGCGAGCACGGCGCAGGCCAATCCGTTCTTCGCCGCCAGCACGCTGCCGTTCCAGGCGCCGCCGTTCGACAAGATCCACGAGGGTGACTATCAGCCTGCGATCGAAGAGGGCATGCGCCAGCACCTGGCCGAGATCGAGAAGATCGCCAACAACCCCGAGCCGGCGACCTTCGACAACACGTTCGTCGCGATGGAGAAGTCCGGCGCGCTGCTCGACCGCGCGATGCTGGCCTTCGACACGGTCACCGGCGCCAATACCTCCGACGCGTTGCAGAAGGTGCAGGAAACGGAGGCCCCCAAGCTCGCCGCGCACCGCGACGCGATCTACCTCAACGACAAGCTGTTCCAGCGCGTGGAGACGATCTACAACCAGCGCGACACACTGAAGCTGGATCCGGAGTCGCTGCGCCTGGTCGAGGTCACCTACAAGGACTTCGTGCACAACGGCGCCAAACTCTCGGCCGATGACAAGGCCAGGCTGAAGGAGCTCAACAAGGAAGAGTCCACCCTCAGCACGCAGTTCACCAACAAGTTGCTGGCCGCCACCAAGGCCGGCGCGCTCACCGTCGATGACGCCGCCAAGCTGAAGGGCCTGTCCGAGGGCGACCTCGCCGCCGCCGCGCAGGCGGCCAAGGACCGCAAGCTGGACGGCAAGTGGACGCTGTCGTTGCAGAACACCACCCAACAGCCGGCGCTGAAGGACCTGGACGACCGCGCCACCCGCGAAGCGCTGTTCAAGGCCTCGTGGGACCGTGCCGAGCACGGCGGCGACAACGACACCCGCGCCACCATCGAGCGTATCGCGCAGATCCGCGCCGAGCAGGCCAAGCTGCTGGGCTATCCTACCTTTGCCGCGTGGAAGCTCGAAGACCAGATGGCCAAGACGCCCGAGCGCGCCATCGACTTCATGCAGAACCTGGTGCCGGCGGCCACCGCCCGCGCCGGCAAGGAAGCGGCCGACATCCAGCAGGTGATCGACCAGCAGCACGGCGGCTTCAAGCTCGCCGCGTGGGACTGGCAGCACTACGCCGAGCAGGTGCGCAAGGCCAAGTACGACCTGGACGAGAACCAGATCAAGCCGTACTTCGAATTGGACAACGTGCTGCAGAACGGCGTGTTCTACGCCGCCAACCAGCTCTACGGCCTGACCTTCAAGGAGCGCCACGACATCCCGGTGTGGCAGCCAGACGTGCGCGTGTTCGAGGTGTTCGACAAGGACGGCACCTCGATGGCGCTGTTCTATTGCGACTACTTCAAGCGCGACAACAAGGGCGGCGGCGCCTGGATGAGCAACCTGGTCGAGCAGTCGACGCTGCTGGGCACCAAGCCGGTGGTCTACAACGTCGCCAACTTCACCAAGCCGGCGCCGGGGCAGCCCGCGTTGCTGTCGTTCGACGACGTGATCACCATGTTCCACGAGTTCGGCCACGCGCTGCACGGCATGTTCGCCGATACCAAGTACCCGTCGCTGTCCGGCGCCAACACCGCGCGCGACTTCGTCGAGTTCCCCTCGCAGTTCAACGAGCACTGGGCGACCAACCCGAAGGTGTTCGCGCACTACGCGATCAACTACAAGACCCACGAGCCGATGCCGCAGGCCCTGGTCGACAAGATCAAGCAGGCGCGCCACTTCAACAGCGGCTATGACATGACCGAGCTGGTCGCCGCGGCGTTGCTGGACATGGGCTGGCACACCCTGCCGGCCGATGCACCGAAGAAGGACGCCGACAAGTTCGAGATGGACGTGCTGACCAAGGACAAGATCAACCTGTCCTACGTGCCGCCGCGCTACCGCTCCAGCTACTTCCAGCACATCTGGGGCAATGGCTACGCCGCCGGTTACTACGCTTACCTGTGGACGCAGATGCTCGCCGACGACGGCTTCGAGTGGTTCAAGGAAAACGGCGGCATGACCCGCGCCAACGGCGATCGCTTCCGCAAGATGGTGCTCTCGCGCGGCAACACCGAAGACCTCGCCCAGATGTACAAGGCATGGCGCGGCAAGGAGCCCAGCGTGGAACCGATGCTGATCGACCGCGGGTTGAAGGATGCGCCCGAGGGCAACGAGAAGTAA